A DNA window from Paraburkholderia sp. IMGN_8 contains the following coding sequences:
- a CDS encoding DUF2917 domain-containing protein: MDQASPQCMDDDSSRYAYQHDERLPKVVVHFSVMPGATLTWRVDADSALCVQDARVWLTRVSSPYDHWLQPGSEFRLQRGERVWLSTDGEIAARVSLSCALPARRGRVSRLLARLAGLNLGPPAPR; the protein is encoded by the coding sequence ATGGATCAGGCAAGCCCGCAGTGCATGGATGACGACTCAAGCCGGTACGCGTACCAGCACGATGAACGTCTCCCGAAGGTGGTGGTGCATTTTTCCGTGATGCCCGGCGCGACGCTGACATGGCGTGTCGATGCCGACAGCGCGCTCTGTGTGCAAGATGCCCGCGTATGGCTCACACGCGTCAGTTCCCCATACGATCATTGGCTCCAACCTGGCAGCGAGTTTCGCCTGCAACGCGGCGAACGCGTGTGGCTCAGCACGGATGGCGAGATTGCCGCGCGCGTCTCGTTGAGCTGCGCGTTGCCCGCGCGCCGTGGTCGGGTCAGCCGCTTGCTGGCGCGGCTGGCAGGGCTGAACCTGGGTCCACCGGCGCCGCGTTAG
- a CDS encoding amino acid permease translates to MSATSPGGRLTVIQGAALYVGAVLGTGVIALPALAAEAAGPASLLAWLALVMLSVPLAATFAALGARYPDAGGVSTYVRNAFGPRAAAVVGWCFYFAVPAGSPAAAMFGGAYVASALGGGQSTVLVTAAALIGVVTAANLFGVTVSGRLQLVLAALLVALLLAAVAASAPHARLANLHPFAPHGWLAIVPAAALLVWSFAGWEAITHLAGEFRRPARDLPIAAGIAVVVVGMLYMAIAASSVMVLGPAAGTSSAPLAELLALGLGGKVQILAAAAALLLTLGTMNAYFAGAAKLGAALGRDGALPAWLAAGSRAGDVPRRSLGVVAGLSVLALGCVALTGVGPRPLVLLTTGSFVTVYALGTAAALRLLPRGSWAQRCARVALVAVVGLCVATGWYLLWPLVMTACALAYLRVRTTVMVDSGA, encoded by the coding sequence GCGCGGTGCTCGGCACCGGCGTCATCGCACTGCCCGCACTGGCGGCCGAAGCCGCGGGGCCCGCGTCGCTGCTGGCCTGGCTCGCGCTCGTGATGCTCTCGGTGCCGCTTGCGGCCACCTTTGCCGCGCTCGGCGCGCGCTATCCGGACGCCGGCGGCGTCTCCACCTATGTGCGCAACGCGTTCGGGCCGCGCGCCGCAGCTGTCGTCGGCTGGTGTTTTTACTTCGCGGTGCCGGCGGGTTCGCCGGCCGCGGCGATGTTCGGCGGAGCCTACGTGGCGTCGGCGCTCGGCGGCGGCCAGTCCACCGTGCTCGTCACCGCAGCGGCCCTGATCGGCGTCGTGACGGCGGCCAACCTGTTCGGCGTGACCGTGTCAGGACGCCTGCAACTGGTGCTGGCCGCGCTGCTCGTCGCCTTGCTGCTGGCCGCGGTGGCCGCCTCGGCGCCGCACGCCCGGCTCGCCAATCTGCATCCGTTCGCCCCGCATGGCTGGCTCGCGATCGTGCCCGCTGCCGCGCTGCTGGTGTGGAGCTTCGCCGGCTGGGAAGCGATCACCCACCTAGCCGGCGAATTCCGCCGCCCGGCGCGCGATCTGCCGATTGCCGCGGGCATCGCGGTGGTGGTGGTCGGCATGCTGTACATGGCGATCGCGGCCTCGAGCGTGATGGTGCTCGGGCCGGCTGCAGGCACGTCGAGCGCGCCGCTTGCTGAACTGCTGGCTTTGGGGCTCGGCGGCAAGGTGCAGATTCTGGCAGCCGCCGCCGCGTTGCTTCTGACGCTCGGCACGATGAACGCGTATTTCGCAGGCGCGGCTAAACTCGGCGCCGCGCTTGGCCGCGACGGCGCGCTGCCTGCGTGGCTCGCCGCCGGCAGCCGAGCGGGTGACGTGCCGCGGCGCAGTCTCGGCGTGGTCGCAGGACTCTCGGTGCTGGCGCTGGGATGTGTGGCGTTGACAGGCGTCGGTCCACGGCCCCTGGTACTGCTGACAACGGGCTCGTTCGTCACCGTCTACGCGCTCGGCACCGCCGCTGCTTTGCGTCTGCTGCCGCGCGGCAGTTGGGCGCAGCGCTGCGCGCGAGTTGCGCTGGTCGCGGTGGTGGGACTGTGTGTGGCGACCGGGTGGTATCTGCTGTGGCCGCTGGTGATGACGGCCTGCGCGTTGGCGTATTTGCGCGTGCGAACGACGGTGATGGTGGATAGCGGCGCTTAA